A part of Thermosphaera sp. genomic DNA contains:
- a CDS encoding DNA topoisomerase VI subunit B, whose product MSNSVENVEKYRAISPAEFFYKYREIAGFSNPVRALYQTVRELYENALDATDAHGILPDVKIVIKRVDEMQEYYRVTVEDNGIGLPPDVVPNAFGKVLFSSKYVLKQTRGMYGLGVKMAVLYGQMTTGRPVEVITSKQGFKRIYYFKLRIDVNKNEPVILEKGSWRKSRDWHGTIVSITLEGDWARSKPKIMEYLTRSVVLTPYANILFITPEGEIVYYPRTISILPRPPMEVKPHPFGVDLELMKQLRDSDPSSAIKDLLIKSFQSVGETTAGEVLAKAGVDPAKPVGELSEDDLLRIVNTIKTYEGLRPPSAKSISPLGREIIIAGLSRMFKPEFVEAVTRRPQVYHGHPFVVEAGVAYGGGTPLSEVDKPVILRYANKIPLLYDEGSDVTTFVIKEDINWSNYTISFPSPIVVLVHVCSTKIPFKGVGKESIADVPEIRREIRLALMEVLRKLKIYLVRKAKEEEVKKRVVVLAKYIPEIARSLHTIVQGENGINQELLKDKLVEIVAKRAGIPLEEVSKSVQTVEIGV is encoded by the coding sequence ATGTCGAACAGCGTCGAGAACGTTGAAAAATACAGAGCGATAAGCCCCGCCGAGTTCTTCTACAAGTACAGGGAGATCGCAGGCTTCTCGAACCCCGTGAGAGCGCTGTATCAAACGGTTAGAGAGCTGTACGAGAACGCGTTGGACGCTACCGATGCTCACGGAATACTCCCCGATGTTAAAATAGTGATCAAAAGGGTCGACGAGATGCAGGAGTACTACAGGGTCACTGTCGAGGACAACGGGATAGGGTTGCCCCCGGACGTGGTCCCGAACGCTTTCGGGAAAGTACTGTTCAGCAGCAAGTACGTGTTGAAGCAGACCCGTGGAATGTACGGGCTGGGCGTTAAAATGGCGGTACTATACGGTCAAATGACCACTGGGAGGCCCGTGGAGGTGATAACGAGCAAGCAGGGGTTCAAGAGGATCTACTACTTCAAGCTCAGGATCGACGTGAACAAGAACGAGCCCGTAATACTCGAGAAGGGGAGCTGGAGGAAGTCGAGGGACTGGCATGGAACAATAGTCTCGATAACGCTTGAGGGCGACTGGGCCAGGTCTAAGCCCAAGATCATGGAGTACTTGACGCGCTCAGTCGTCCTCACCCCCTACGCTAACATATTGTTCATAACCCCGGAGGGCGAGATAGTCTACTACCCCAGGACCATAAGCATCCTGCCGAGGCCGCCCATGGAGGTCAAGCCCCACCCCTTCGGCGTCGACCTCGAGCTGATGAAGCAGCTGAGGGATTCCGACCCTTCCTCAGCGATCAAGGACTTGCTGATCAAGAGCTTTCAGAGCGTGGGGGAGACGACCGCCGGCGAAGTGTTGGCGAAAGCGGGGGTCGACCCCGCGAAGCCTGTGGGGGAGCTGAGCGAGGACGACCTGCTGAGGATCGTCAACACTATTAAGACCTACGAGGGGCTGAGGCCCCCGTCGGCCAAGTCCATCTCGCCCCTGGGGAGGGAGATAATCATAGCGGGCTTGTCGAGAATGTTCAAGCCCGAGTTCGTTGAAGCCGTGACTAGGAGGCCCCAGGTGTACCATGGACACCCCTTCGTGGTGGAGGCGGGAGTAGCATACGGCGGCGGGACTCCTCTAAGCGAGGTGGATAAGCCGGTCATCCTCAGGTACGCTAACAAGATACCGCTGCTCTACGATGAGGGGAGCGATGTAACCACGTTCGTGATAAAAGAGGACATCAACTGGAGCAACTACACCATATCCTTCCCCTCGCCAATCGTGGTCCTCGTCCACGTCTGCAGCACCAAGATACCGTTTAAAGGAGTAGGCAAGGAGAGCATCGCGGACGTCCCGGAGATAAGGAGGGAGATAAGGCTCGCGTTGATGGAGGTTTTGAGGAAGCTCAAGATCTACCTGGTCAGGAAGGCCAAGGAGGAGGAGGTTAAGAAGAGAGTAGTGGTTCTCGCGAAATACATCCCGGAGATAGCCAGGAGCCTCCACACGATAGTGCAGGGGGAGAACGGGATAAACCAGGAGCTGCTGAAGGATAAGCTCGTTGAAATAGTTGCTAAGAGGGCGGGCATCCCCCTCGAGGAGGTCTCGAAGAGTGTTCAAACAGTCGAGATAGGCGTTTAA
- a CDS encoding DNA topoisomerase IV subunit A encodes MVTKADVEARRRASELMKKRFVEISQLILKGERPVLVMPKRTLSNTIYDYRHKLLLLGPETQKRSFTDVNEARKFMQTMLMASIIYESLVNNEYPTIRDLYYRGKHTISYRDIDGKIVHENSWEEQKESDSVIRDLEVFLNVLREELLILSKEKGKVVGNLVIRSGDDTIDLSRMGHGAYSIEPTPDLIEFKDVDAEYVLVVEKDAVFQQLHRYGFWKKNKAILVTSAGQPDRATRRFVRRLNEELKLPVYILADSDPYGFYIYSVFKIGSITLSYESERLATPGAKFIGVMMSDVFGDAPFSEILGRMDKGFPGVPRSALSRLEAKKPYLDEKERKNYIIKAKQKDIERAVELVGFDVADVCMDEGELKSKVKKRKEGLTGYPWFRTPEWVRELCIFFKTLSKLEIEAMASKGLKFLADNYIPEKIDSKDWID; translated from the coding sequence ATGGTTACGAAGGCCGACGTAGAGGCGAGGAGGCGCGCTAGCGAGCTGATGAAGAAGAGGTTCGTCGAGATCTCGCAGCTAATACTCAAGGGGGAGCGCCCCGTCCTAGTGATGCCTAAGAGAACCCTGTCCAACACCATATACGACTACAGGCACAAGCTCCTCCTCCTCGGCCCGGAGACCCAGAAGAGGAGCTTCACCGATGTCAACGAGGCGAGGAAGTTCATGCAGACGATGCTGATGGCTTCGATCATATACGAGTCCCTGGTGAACAACGAGTACCCCACGATACGTGATCTATACTACAGGGGCAAGCACACCATCAGCTACCGGGATATAGACGGGAAGATCGTCCACGAGAACAGCTGGGAGGAGCAGAAGGAGTCGGACAGCGTGATAAGGGATCTCGAGGTTTTCCTAAACGTTCTTCGGGAGGAGCTCTTGATCCTGAGCAAGGAGAAGGGGAAAGTCGTCGGCAACCTCGTGATAAGGAGCGGCGACGACACGATAGACTTGAGCAGGATGGGCCACGGAGCATACTCTATCGAGCCCACCCCCGACCTGATAGAGTTCAAGGACGTAGACGCTGAATACGTGCTCGTGGTGGAGAAGGACGCTGTCTTCCAGCAGCTCCACAGGTACGGGTTCTGGAAGAAGAACAAAGCCATCCTCGTCACGAGCGCCGGGCAACCCGACAGGGCTACCAGGAGGTTCGTCAGGAGGCTTAACGAGGAGCTGAAGCTCCCAGTGTACATTCTCGCCGACTCAGACCCCTACGGGTTCTACATATACAGCGTGTTCAAGATAGGCAGCATAACTCTATCCTACGAGAGCGAGAGGCTCGCGACACCCGGCGCCAAGTTCATAGGCGTCATGATGTCCGACGTGTTCGGGGACGCGCCCTTCTCCGAGATACTGGGTAGGATGGACAAGGGCTTCCCGGGCGTACCCAGGTCAGCGCTGAGCAGGCTCGAAGCCAAGAAACCCTACCTCGACGAGAAGGAGAGGAAGAACTACATCATCAAGGCCAAGCAGAAGGACATCGAGAGAGCTGTTGAACTAGTGGGCTTCGACGTAGCCGACGTCTGCATGGATGAAGGCGAGTTGAAGAGCAAGGTGAAGAAGAGGAAGGAGGGGTTGACGGGTTATCCCTGGTTCCGCACGCCCGAGTGGGTGAGGGAGCTCTGCATATTCTTCAAGACCCTGAGCAAGCTCGAGATCGAGGCGATGGCGAGCAAGGGGTTGAAGTTCCTCGCGGACAACTACATCCCGGAGAAGATAGACTCCAAGGACTGGATCGACTAG
- a CDS encoding nitroreductase family protein: MPSPFECACFLEVVGTRSSVRWFKQDPIPREALEKVLEAGVRAPTASGGEQWFFILVEDDEKRIRLHELLGKVHELYARRVLKTPLSEQSVSKWIGRIQQGMYLAPVYVAAYIDMRRRLYSEEYSDYERLMAVQSLSAALENMILAAWSMGIGSVWLGVPLLMRKEFDDLLQPPPGCELQAIIAFGYPAEEPRPRPRRNLKDVSATR; this comes from the coding sequence TTGCCGAGCCCCTTCGAATGCGCGTGCTTCCTCGAAGTCGTTGGAACGAGGAGTAGTGTCAGATGGTTTAAACAAGACCCAATACCACGCGAGGCGCTGGAGAAGGTTCTCGAAGCCGGTGTTAGAGCTCCCACAGCCTCCGGCGGGGAGCAGTGGTTCTTCATTCTAGTTGAAGACGATGAGAAGAGGATCAGGCTGCACGAGCTACTGGGGAAGGTGCACGAGCTCTACGCGAGAAGAGTCCTCAAGACGCCGCTGTCGGAGCAGTCTGTCTCGAAATGGATTGGGAGGATCCAGCAGGGAATGTACCTGGCCCCGGTGTACGTGGCGGCTTACATAGACATGCGGAGGAGGCTCTACAGCGAGGAGTACTCGGACTACGAGAGGCTAATGGCTGTTCAATCCCTTTCAGCGGCGCTCGAGAACATGATCCTCGCGGCATGGTCCATGGGGATTGGCTCCGTGTGGCTCGGAGTCCCCCTTTTAATGAGGAAAGAGTTCGACGACCTCCTCCAGCCACCGCCTGGCTGCGAGCTGCAGGCCATCATAGCCTTCGGGTATCCCGCTGAGGAGCCCAGGCCCCGCCCCAGGAGGAATTTGAAGGATGTCTCGGCGACGAGGTAG
- a CDS encoding GntP family permease, translated as MDGLMVLLTLVIAILIMIYLTGKVKVNAFLVLLGIAMFTGLVSGLGPVKTAQTIADGFGATLRSIGIVIALGTIIGYILERTGGALSMAEALLKLVGRKRVPEAMTSIGFVISIPVFCDSGFIIINPLNKALTKAVGLSMATTAIALSTGLYATHTLVPPTPGPIAAAGNLGADLGLVILFGIIAAVPAAFAGLLYAKYIGSKIYVEPPKVEADYEELKKKYGSLPPASRAFLSLLVPIVLIVLKSIAEFPSKPFGQGLHVDVVRFLGDPIIALFIGMLVSFTLIKKLDETVYGPEGWIGEALKDASIIILITGAGGSFGAVIRATGIGDYIGSVVSQTGGGAIIGLLLAFGIAALLKTAQGSSTVSLITTSAIMASLLPVFGLSSQMGRVLTTLAIGAGSMVVSHANDSYFWVVTLFSGMTPTQGFKTQTLATLVEGLVAIAAVLVLSFFLI; from the coding sequence ATGGATGGATTAATGGTCCTATTGACACTAGTCATTGCAATATTAATAATGATATACCTCACTGGAAAAGTAAAGGTCAACGCGTTCCTCGTCCTCCTGGGAATCGCTATGTTCACCGGGCTGGTCTCAGGGCTGGGCCCGGTCAAGACGGCTCAGACGATCGCGGATGGGTTCGGCGCCACCCTGAGGTCGATAGGCATAGTGATAGCGCTTGGAACAATCATCGGCTACATTCTAGAGAGAACCGGGGGAGCCCTGTCGATGGCTGAAGCCCTGCTGAAGCTTGTCGGCAGGAAGAGGGTTCCGGAGGCCATGACTTCCATCGGCTTCGTGATATCGATTCCAGTGTTCTGCGACTCAGGCTTCATCATCATAAACCCGCTGAACAAGGCTTTGACCAAGGCTGTTGGGTTGTCGATGGCTACCACGGCTATAGCATTGTCGACTGGATTGTACGCGACGCACACCCTGGTCCCCCCGACGCCCGGCCCCATAGCGGCTGCGGGCAACCTGGGCGCTGACCTAGGGCTGGTAATATTGTTCGGAATAATAGCGGCCGTCCCAGCCGCTTTCGCCGGCCTCTTGTACGCCAAGTACATTGGCAGCAAGATATACGTTGAACCCCCCAAGGTCGAAGCAGACTACGAGGAGCTGAAGAAGAAGTATGGATCCCTGCCGCCAGCCTCCAGGGCTTTCTTATCGCTACTAGTTCCAATAGTCTTGATAGTGTTGAAGTCGATAGCTGAGTTCCCCAGCAAGCCCTTCGGTCAGGGACTCCACGTGGACGTCGTGAGGTTCCTGGGAGACCCTATAATAGCCTTGTTCATCGGAATGCTGGTATCGTTCACTTTGATCAAGAAGCTGGATGAAACCGTTTACGGGCCGGAGGGCTGGATCGGCGAAGCTTTGAAGGATGCGTCGATAATCATCCTGATAACGGGTGCTGGAGGATCATTTGGCGCAGTGATAAGGGCTACTGGAATTGGAGACTACATAGGGTCAGTCGTTAGTCAAACCGGCGGGGGAGCAATCATCGGATTGCTCCTAGCATTCGGCATAGCTGCCTTGCTGAAGACGGCTCAGGGATCATCGACAGTCTCTTTAATCACGACTTCAGCGATCATGGCTTCGCTGCTCCCCGTGTTCGGGTTGTCGTCTCAGATGGGAAGAGTCTTAACGACGCTCGCGATAGGCGCCGGCTCAATGGTCGTGAGCCACGCTAACGATAGCTACTTCTGGGTTGTCACACTGTTCTCCGGGATGACGCCGACTCAGGGATTCAAGACTCAGACTCTCGCGACGCTTGTAGAGGGATTGGTAGCTATTGCAGCCGTCCTAGTCCTATCCTTCTTCCTCATATAG
- a CDS encoding glycerate kinase, with translation MIKNKDVLARDHRHERLIQLVEYALQVADPYNAVASSMELKGRTLIVKDSRIELGRRVHVVGFGKASVRMAEAVYSVLGELLSGGVVIHPGEPGRVGPVEVLKGDHPSPGQNTLKSSVKLLDYLKTVSEEDTLIVLISGGGSALFEVPEEGVSLEDLSAVSRELMKKGATIHELNTVRKRLSMVKGGKLLKHVKASRIVSLIVSDVVGDDLSIIASGPTAPDPTSFEDAYRVLARKALLEAVPASVRELFEKGLKGLVEDTLKPDHPAFKRVENHLVLSNQIVLQKLQEALENMGYRTLLLTSMLEGEAREVGRVLASIIKNIRVYDKPVEKPAALLAGGETVVTVRGKGIGGRNQELCLSLAISLRGVPGAAAACFATDGVDGVSPATGAVVDGGTVDEALREGLDPWESLDNNDSYGFFARINRAIVTGYTGTNVNDVFLALIE, from the coding sequence ATGATAAAGAATAAAGACGTGCTCGCAAGGGATCATAGGCATGAACGCTTGATCCAGCTCGTCGAGTACGCCCTCCAGGTAGCAGACCCTTACAACGCAGTAGCATCCAGCATGGAGTTGAAGGGGAGAACGCTCATAGTCAAGGACAGCAGGATTGAGCTGGGGAGGCGGGTCCACGTAGTAGGCTTCGGCAAGGCATCCGTGAGGATGGCTGAGGCCGTTTACAGCGTGCTGGGGGAGTTGTTATCCGGGGGCGTGGTGATACATCCCGGCGAGCCGGGGCGGGTTGGCCCTGTTGAAGTGTTGAAGGGAGACCACCCGTCTCCCGGGCAAAACACCCTGAAATCATCGGTGAAGCTACTGGATTACTTGAAGACGGTCAGCGAAGAAGACACCCTGATCGTCCTGATATCTGGGGGAGGGTCAGCCCTCTTCGAGGTCCCGGAGGAGGGCGTCTCGCTCGAGGACTTATCAGCCGTGTCGAGGGAGCTGATGAAGAAGGGTGCTACTATTCACGAGCTCAACACTGTTAGGAAGAGGCTCTCAATGGTGAAGGGAGGTAAGCTGTTGAAGCATGTTAAAGCCTCTAGGATCGTGTCCCTGATCGTGAGCGATGTAGTGGGGGATGACCTCAGCATCATAGCTTCAGGCCCCACGGCGCCGGACCCCACGAGCTTCGAGGACGCCTACAGGGTTCTAGCTAGGAAGGCCTTGCTGGAAGCAGTCCCAGCGAGCGTCAGAGAGCTGTTCGAGAAGGGGTTGAAAGGGCTGGTCGAGGACACTTTGAAGCCCGACCACCCCGCTTTCAAGAGGGTTGAAAACCACCTCGTCCTGAGCAACCAGATAGTGTTGCAGAAGCTTCAGGAAGCCCTCGAGAACATGGGGTATAGGACCCTGCTCCTGACCTCGATGCTGGAGGGAGAGGCAAGGGAGGTTGGGAGAGTTTTAGCATCTATTATCAAGAACATAAGGGTTTACGATAAGCCTGTTGAGAAGCCCGCCGCCCTCCTCGCGGGAGGCGAGACGGTGGTAACCGTTAGGGGCAAGGGGATCGGCGGGAGGAACCAGGAGCTGTGCCTATCCCTCGCGATATCGTTGAGGGGCGTGCCGGGCGCGGCCGCCGCATGCTTCGCCACGGACGGGGTGGACGGGGTGAGCCCAGCCACGGGCGCAGTGGTTGACGGGGGGACTGTTGATGAAGCGCTGAGGGAGGGGCTGGATCCATGGGAGAGCCTTGACAATAACGACAGCTACGGATTCTTCGCCAGGATCAACAGGGCCATAGTGACCGGGTACACTGGAACCAACGTTAACGACGTATTCCTAGCGCTGATCGAGTAG
- a CDS encoding DNA double-strand break repair nuclease NurA has product MDSSFTAPPIEIAGGYLGVIQVAELVSGGSCTGSHRLRAYVEYHPNRDLTSVKARLYERMALLHALEARRRGAAGFDVALIDGGLLYRGGLEEYSYLSPEESRVVDEVASLTVRAFETAWDTNTPLVGVLKRSYSRDLAALHGLRGVGLSDRVLMTMILEEGEYHVAGDYVSILRGLKSVFEKLEDEEGEEASLLRSRIQWLESIVNRYKVRVAERVKIVFYKPRSPRSLAVKAEVYEPRGWRISEVVEALMGSTGSTGFPIPLDYVDQMASITPAVRQLVYDLVKSKLSARDAELAEILMKLVNPQKPA; this is encoded by the coding sequence GTGGACTCGAGCTTCACGGCTCCGCCGATAGAGATCGCCGGGGGCTACCTCGGAGTCATACAGGTGGCGGAGCTGGTCTCAGGGGGTTCTTGCACCGGGTCTCACAGGCTGAGGGCTTACGTGGAGTATCATCCGAACAGGGATTTAACAAGCGTCAAGGCAAGGCTGTATGAGAGGATGGCCCTCCTCCACGCTCTCGAAGCCAGGAGGAGGGGCGCGGCGGGCTTCGACGTAGCCTTGATAGACGGCGGCCTCCTCTACAGGGGCGGCCTCGAGGAGTACTCGTACCTCAGCCCCGAGGAGTCCAGGGTTGTAGACGAAGTAGCCTCGCTGACGGTTAGGGCTTTTGAGACGGCCTGGGATACCAACACCCCGCTGGTAGGCGTGTTGAAGCGCAGCTACTCGAGGGATCTCGCGGCTCTTCACGGGCTGCGGGGGGTAGGCTTGAGCGACAGGGTCCTCATGACGATGATCCTTGAGGAAGGCGAGTACCATGTCGCAGGAGACTACGTGTCGATCCTGAGGGGTTTGAAGAGCGTTTTCGAAAAGCTTGAGGACGAGGAGGGTGAGGAGGCGTCGCTGCTTAGAAGCAGGATCCAGTGGCTTGAAAGCATAGTCAACAGGTATAAGGTGAGAGTGGCTGAGAGGGTTAAAATAGTCTTCTACAAGCCCCGATCCCCGAGATCCCTGGCGGTGAAGGCGGAGGTCTACGAGCCCCGGGGCTGGAGGATTTCCGAGGTGGTTGAAGCCTTAATGGGCTCAACGGGCAGCACGGGCTTCCCAATACCGCTCGACTACGTGGACCAGATGGCATCGATCACCCCGGCCGTCAGGCAGCTTGTATACGACCTGGTTAAGTCGAAGCTCTCGGCGAGGGATGCGGAGCTGGCTGAGATCCTCATGAAGCTCGTGAACCCTCAGAAGCCGGCTTGA
- a CDS encoding ATP-binding protein has protein sequence MKPIGVVSSGSTVLYAPIQVFKASEADAREESLVVIKDSSRGAEYLGVLRNLRMNDPLLIHSQRSSIIDNPELARMGVEVVFENSYVRILGEVVNGAVQPASRPPTPRSIVELVEDPGDVSLRLGDGLVVGRHKYSGLEIPMDPRALNYHIGVVGATGTGKSRLVLALINEVLAKTDWRIIVFDHSGLDYAPFSRERVVDGSSLLLDAEVISSYIGRLSGLGEDDEFIYLGVLAHVLLNSRYAAPQQQPRGLGDHFDVVKELLREVDRVGDLEDVLKNVKWSVEGVARAVSDIITRLRERDVERARMKYEAKLKLYCRKYVEALNERRLGFKELMKQAWEQRLIVVDLSRIEQEEKRFTVSSVLKKLWDMVDERREPVNTLVVIDEAHNYACYNACSPSSDLIERSAREGRKWGIGLVLVSQRIIDFSPDTRNNINTFFFSRLQTPGDLQNLQGVLDLGGIGYENLAILGQKEFFFAGLGNPLKYPVLLQVKQVGG, from the coding sequence TTGAAGCCTATTGGTGTTGTCTCAAGCGGTTCCACCGTGCTGTATGCTCCTATTCAAGTCTTCAAGGCCAGTGAGGCTGATGCTAGGGAGGAGTCCCTGGTAGTCATCAAGGATTCCTCTAGGGGCGCCGAGTACTTGGGGGTTTTGAGGAACCTGAGGATGAACGACCCGTTGCTCATACACTCTCAGAGGTCGAGCATCATCGACAACCCGGAGCTCGCTAGGATGGGGGTTGAAGTGGTCTTCGAGAACTCCTACGTCAGGATCCTGGGGGAAGTGGTTAACGGGGCTGTCCAGCCTGCTTCGAGACCGCCCACCCCGAGGAGCATTGTCGAGCTTGTTGAAGACCCGGGGGACGTGTCCCTGAGGCTTGGCGATGGATTGGTCGTGGGGAGGCACAAGTACAGCGGGCTTGAAATCCCAATGGACCCGAGGGCTCTCAACTACCACATCGGGGTCGTAGGGGCTACCGGCACGGGGAAGTCCAGGCTCGTCCTAGCCTTGATCAACGAGGTGCTGGCTAAGACGGACTGGAGGATCATAGTCTTCGACCACTCGGGGCTCGACTACGCCCCATTCTCCAGGGAGAGGGTTGTGGATGGGTCGAGCCTGCTGCTCGACGCGGAGGTAATAAGCTCCTACATCGGCAGGCTCTCAGGGCTCGGAGAGGACGACGAGTTCATATACCTCGGCGTCTTGGCGCACGTTCTGCTGAACAGCCGCTACGCAGCCCCGCAGCAACAGCCCAGGGGGCTGGGCGACCACTTCGACGTAGTGAAGGAGTTGTTGAGGGAGGTTGACCGGGTTGGAGACCTGGAGGACGTCTTGAAGAACGTGAAGTGGAGTGTGGAGGGAGTGGCCAGGGCTGTTTCAGACATCATAACCAGGCTCCGGGAGAGGGATGTTGAGAGAGCTAGGATGAAGTACGAGGCTAAGCTCAAGCTCTACTGCAGGAAGTATGTCGAGGCCTTGAACGAGAGGAGGCTCGGCTTCAAGGAACTGATGAAGCAGGCTTGGGAGCAGAGGCTGATCGTCGTCGACCTGAGCAGGATTGAGCAGGAGGAGAAGCGGTTCACCGTCTCATCAGTGCTGAAGAAGCTGTGGGACATGGTGGACGAGAGGAGAGAGCCCGTGAACACCCTCGTAGTCATCGATGAAGCACACAACTACGCATGCTACAACGCGTGCAGCCCCAGCAGCGATTTGATAGAAAGGTCTGCTAGGGAGGGGAGGAAGTGGGGCATCGGGCTGGTCCTCGTAAGCCAGAGGATAATCGACTTCTCGCCCGATACCAGGAACAACATCAACACGTTCTTCTTCAGCAGGCTCCAAACCCCCGGCGACCTCCAGAACCTGCAGGGCGTCCTAGACCTGGGCGGCATAGGCTACGAGAACCTCGCCATCCTGGGTCAGAAGGAGTTCTTCTTCGCCGGGCTCGGCAACCCGCTGAAGTACCCCGTGCTACTCCAGGTGAAGCAGGTTGGAGGGTAG
- a CDS encoding isochorismatase family cysteine hydrolase: protein MGTTPQELVDELKPKEDEVVVYKTTDSALNGTSLGHILRWMKIEHVVVAGIFTDQCVASSVRDLSDWGFTVYIVEDATGAISQEIHEMELRILNQIYGKVVSTDEVIRDLSER from the coding sequence ATCGGCACAACCCCGCAGGAGCTTGTGGACGAGTTGAAGCCGAAGGAGGATGAAGTAGTAGTTTATAAGACAACTGATAGCGCGTTGAACGGTACATCCCTCGGGCACATCCTCCGGTGGATGAAGATCGAGCACGTCGTGGTCGCGGGAATATTCACCGACCAGTGCGTGGCGAGCAGCGTGAGAGACCTATCCGACTGGGGCTTCACAGTCTACATCGTCGAAGACGCTACGGGCGCGATATCCCAAGAGATTCATGAGATGGAGCTGAGGATATTGAACCAGATCTACGGCAAAGTCGTATCCACTGACGAGGTAATAAGGGACTTGTCCGAGAGGTAA
- a CDS encoding APC family permease, which produces MVESKERLRRELGIFEMISLTAGAVIGGWLAEAPYWFSLTGAGNGLLFIPIAILLLPVGLAIAELTALYPYAAGPLAFTYKALGGSAAFWTHWMFFLVQVIEPPLMVFIWASIIKYFYGIEDFNTVKMLTIILLVIWLILSMYRIGFVGKLANIVFVTMIATAIIVGLAFYFSGHWSMDNITRAGGWFPNGVSGAMLAMAVLVLKFIGFEFAPVFAEEVKFPRREFWKPVALSLIIPALLYTFASIAMAGMAPWDSIAGMDLPEPRIVEMYSLPAILIYIAIVAGFLHAFSTMAGFWLSSARALYGFAQLGFLPKDLLKTNKYGQPWIANLIVFGLSLLLVAFTPVEWVAYVYAISCVAAGILYMVVMVDWWILRRRNKDKPRDYVAPGGVLSLAIGFLMSLWIAVGSSLTMPVSGWYAFIIFMIIGVIVWLLGLKRQKEGKWKPEIQI; this is translated from the coding sequence ATGGTTGAGTCCAAGGAGAGGCTTAGGAGAGAACTGGGAATCTTCGAGATGATATCTCTCACCGCTGGAGCCGTGATAGGGGGATGGCTTGCCGAAGCTCCATACTGGTTCAGCCTGACGGGTGCGGGTAATGGTCTGCTGTTCATCCCGATAGCGATTCTACTACTGCCGGTGGGCTTGGCGATAGCTGAGCTGACGGCGTTATACCCCTACGCCGCCGGCCCCTTGGCGTTCACTTACAAAGCATTAGGAGGGTCTGCAGCCTTCTGGACCCACTGGATGTTCTTCCTGGTTCAAGTAATAGAGCCTCCGCTGATGGTTTTCATATGGGCATCGATCATAAAATACTTCTACGGGATAGAGGATTTTAACACTGTGAAAATGCTCACGATCATACTGCTCGTCATCTGGTTGATACTTAGCATGTATAGGATAGGGTTTGTTGGAAAGCTGGCGAACATAGTCTTCGTGACGATGATCGCCACGGCCATCATAGTAGGGCTGGCATTCTACTTCAGCGGACACTGGTCAATGGACAACATAACAAGGGCGGGAGGCTGGTTCCCGAACGGCGTCTCCGGGGCAATGCTGGCCATGGCGGTCTTGGTTTTAAAGTTCATAGGGTTCGAGTTCGCGCCAGTGTTCGCGGAGGAGGTGAAGTTCCCGAGGAGGGAGTTCTGGAAGCCTGTTGCACTCTCGCTAATAATACCCGCGCTACTCTACACTTTCGCATCGATAGCAATGGCTGGAATGGCTCCTTGGGACAGCATCGCTGGGATGGACCTGCCTGAGCCAAGGATCGTTGAAATGTACAGCCTACCCGCGATTCTAATATACATTGCAATAGTGGCGGGGTTCCTGCACGCATTCTCGACAATGGCTGGGTTCTGGCTCTCCTCAGCGAGAGCCCTCTACGGCTTCGCCCAACTGGGCTTCCTGCCCAAGGACTTGTTGAAAACCAACAAGTACGGGCAACCATGGATAGCCAATTTAATAGTCTTCGGACTCTCACTACTGCTGGTCGCGTTCACACCAGTGGAGTGGGTAGCATACGTCTACGCGATCTCGTGCGTAGCGGCTGGAATACTCTACATGGTGGTAATGGTAGACTGGTGGATACTTAGGAGGAGGAATAAGGATAAGCCCAGGGATTACGTGGCGCCAGGCGGCGTCTTATCCCTGGCGATCGGATTCCTAATGTCCCTGTGGATAGCCGTAGGATCCTCCCTTACAATGCCAGTGAGCGGCTGGTACGCCTTCATAATATTCATGATCATTGGAGTAATCGTCTGGCTACTGGGCTTGAAACGACAGAAGGAGGGGAAATGGAAGCCTGAAATCCAAATATAG